The Nocardia vinacea genome contains the following window.
GGATTTTGGATCTGCTGGGCGGGGCGGCGACCGATCCCGAACACGATGATGTGGCCGCGGCGATCGGCAGGCATCGCGCTGCGCAAGCGGTGCCGTTGGAGGCGATGTTGCGCACGTTCCGCCTCGGCGGCGGGATCGTGTGGGAGGCGTTGCTGGACAAGGCCGAGGCGATCGACGCACGCGAGATCCGCGAGGCGGGTACCGCGATGTGGACGGTGATCGATGGGTTGTCCTCGGCGCTGGTCACGTCGTATCGCAATGCCGAACTCGAACAGGTACGCCACGACGAACGCCGCAGGCATGCGCTGATCGAGGATCTGCTCGCCGGGCGCGCGCATGATGCGACCTTCGCCGCGCGGGTGGCGCGCGAGCTGAACTTGCCCGCCCACGGGGGCTATCTGGTGGTCGCGGTCCGTGGCGGTGAGGGACGGCCGCTACGCGCGGGCGCCGAAACCGCGTTGGGCGCGTTGGGGATTCGGTCGGTATGGCATGACCGGGTGGATGCCACGATCGGGCTGGTTTCGCTGGCCCGTCATGACAGCGCTGCCGTGCTGGCTCATCTTCGCCCCCAAATACGTGGACTGGCCGGGGTCTCCCCCGCTGTCGCGGGACTCGCGGATGTCGATACCGCGCACGCGCTCGCTATCATCGCGATGCAGACAATGCCCCGGGACGCAACGGGATTGGTCGCCTTGGACGAGCGTTATCCGGAAGCGCTGCTGGTCCGCTCGCCCGACCTGACCGAACTGCTGGTCACCCGAACCCTCGGCCCGGTGTTGGCGCTCCCGGTCAAAGAACGCGACTCGCTGCTGCGCACCCTTGCAGTATGGCTGGCGGAGAACTGCTCGGCGGCCAATGCCGCGCCGCGTCTGCATTGCCACCGCAATACCGTGATCAACCGGCTGCAACGCATCTCGACCCTGCTCGGTCGTCCGCTCGACGGACAACGCTCCTATCTGGAGCTTTCGCTCGCGCTCGCGGCGCTCCGACTCGGCGAACCGGAGTACCGATAGGCACCCGTGGAATTGTGCTCAGCGCCCATTTTCGAGACCGATTTCCTGGGCTTCGGAGTGATTGTCTGTGCGCTGGGTGGTGACAAGACTCGTCGATGATGACTCGCGCCATACCCGTGCCGAGTCGAAATCGTTCGAGACGAGGAGCACCACGAGTGCCGGACTTCGATCTTTTGGTGGTCGGCGGCGGCCCCGGCGGCTATGTGGCCGCCATCCGCGCGGCTCAGCACGGCTTGGCGGTCGCCTTGGTGGAAAAGGAGCGGCCGGGCGGGGTCTGCCTGAATTGGGGCTGCATTCCGACCAAGGCCATGCTGCGGTCCGCGGAGGTTTTCCAGACCGTCAGCGCCGCAGCAGATTTCGGTGTCTACGCCGAGAACGTGCGCTTCGACTTCGCCGCTGTGCGCCAGCGCAAGGACGGCATCGTCAAGGAACTCACCGACGGTGTCGCGGGCTTGCTCGCGGCCAACGGCGTGACCGTCATCGAGGGCCATGCCCGCTTCATCGATCCCACCACCGTCGAGGTGCACGAGGTAGGCCACTCCCCCGTCGGTCCGCAGGGCCCGCGCTACGCCGCCGCCCCGACCACGCTGATCCGGCAGGTCAGTGCGCGCGATGTGATCATCGCGACCGGCTCGGTGCCCGCTCGGCTGCCGATTCCGGGCGCTGATCTGCCCGGCGTGATCACCTCCGACGGCGCGTTCGGGTTGACCGAGGTGCCGAAGCGGCTGGTGATCATCGGCGGCAGCGCGGTCG
Protein-coding sequences here:
- a CDS encoding helix-turn-helix domain-containing protein — protein: MATPQHPVATVGTRKLAAACRAEIPVLTRRLLSAIFTDNPEWTDYTSVPRKELREGCRQYLTRILDLLGGAATDPEHDDVAAAIGRHRAAQAVPLEAMLRTFRLGGGIVWEALLDKAEAIDAREIREAGTAMWTVIDGLSSALVTSYRNAELEQVRHDERRRHALIEDLLAGRAHDATFAARVARELNLPAHGGYLVVAVRGGEGRPLRAGAETALGALGIRSVWHDRVDATIGLVSLARHDSAAVLAHLRPQIRGLAGVSPAVAGLADVDTAHALAIIAMQTMPRDATGLVALDERYPEALLVRSPDLTELLVTRTLGPVLALPVKERDSLLRTLAVWLAENCSAANAAPRLHCHRNTVINRLQRISTLLGRPLDGQRSYLELSLALAALRLGEPEYR